The Gemmatimonadaceae bacterium genome contains a region encoding:
- a CDS encoding universal stress protein has protein sequence MPDDTSRATERRFTQSRTPGSSDFLALMRQRERGRLKVYIGSAAGTGKTYRMLQEAQDLRRRGVDVVVGYVETHNRAETAAQIQDLEVVPRRKIAYRGVTLEEMDVDAVVARRPQVAIVDELAHTNVPGARNGKRWQDVLHLLDEGINVITAVNVQHLESLNDVLERELGVTVRETVPDWVVGQADQVVNLDISAEDLRQRLREGKIYHPDKIQTALTNFFTDENLTTLRELALREVASSVDRSREEIVRRQENGATVARRTVDRVMACLSSDPPLSRVLLRKASRIAGRLNTDWFCVYVQLPEERADRIDSTVQRHLVENIQLAQSLGAEVVKLEGNDVAGTLVRFASERGVTLAIVGETRRSRWYRLRRGSIVDRLLAGHTGLDVLVVSGADEAELKSATRDHRVDIGSDE, from the coding sequence ATGCCCGACGACACATCGCGTGCGACGGAGCGACGGTTCACGCAATCGCGCACGCCGGGCAGCTCCGACTTCCTCGCGCTCATGCGGCAGCGTGAGCGGGGACGACTCAAAGTCTACATCGGCTCCGCTGCCGGCACGGGCAAGACGTATCGCATGCTGCAAGAGGCGCAGGATCTCCGGCGTCGCGGGGTCGACGTCGTCGTCGGCTACGTCGAGACGCACAATCGCGCCGAGACCGCCGCGCAGATTCAGGATCTCGAGGTCGTGCCGCGCCGGAAAATCGCATATCGCGGCGTGACGCTCGAAGAAATGGACGTCGACGCAGTCGTCGCGCGTCGCCCGCAAGTCGCGATCGTCGACGAGCTCGCGCACACCAACGTCCCCGGAGCGCGCAACGGCAAGCGATGGCAGGACGTCCTTCACCTCCTCGACGAAGGCATCAACGTCATTACCGCCGTCAACGTGCAACACCTCGAGTCGTTGAACGACGTACTCGAGCGCGAGCTAGGCGTTACCGTTCGGGAAACCGTACCCGACTGGGTCGTCGGCCAGGCCGACCAGGTCGTCAACCTCGACATCTCGGCGGAAGACCTCCGGCAGCGGCTGCGAGAAGGGAAAATCTATCATCCCGACAAGATCCAGACCGCGCTCACGAACTTCTTCACCGACGAGAACCTAACGACGCTCCGGGAGCTCGCGTTGCGCGAGGTCGCGAGCTCCGTCGATCGCTCGCGTGAGGAGATCGTGCGCCGTCAGGAAAATGGCGCGACGGTGGCCCGTCGAACGGTCGACCGCGTCATGGCATGCCTGTCGAGTGACCCGCCGCTCTCGCGCGTTTTGTTGCGCAAGGCGAGCCGCATCGCGGGCCGTCTCAATACCGACTGGTTCTGCGTCTACGTCCAGCTGCCCGAGGAGCGCGCCGACCGGATCGACAGCACCGTCCAGCGCCATCTTGTCGAGAATATCCAACTTGCACAGTCGTTAGGTGCAGAAGTCGTCAAGCTCGAAGGAAATGACGTCGCCGGCACGCTCGTCCGATTCGCATCCGAACGCGGCGTGACACTCGCGATCGTCGGGGAAACGCGGCGGTCGCGCTGGTATCGATTGCGTCGCGGCTCGATCGTCGATCGACTCCTGGCCGGACACACCGGTCTCGACGTCCTCGTCGTCTCCGGCGCTGACGAAGCCGAGCTCAAATCAGCGACGCGCGACCACCGCGTCGACATCGGGAGCGACGAGTGA
- a CDS encoding metal-dependent hydrolase, translating into MLVGHFGIAQLGRAARREIPLAWLVVAAYLPDLLRVPLTPLTTHHEVLSHSLPIVSALALAVAVIWLVRGGQLGAAGILAVACLLHWPADVFTGCKPTTFTGPWIGLISYRHPISDLLLEGALLVAGWIAARRRGVGLGKWWLIAGFAVQIGFLVSMYYGSEFYVGDHEWMWKPDISLVPQAHALETPVCRPPT; encoded by the coding sequence ATGCTCGTCGGACACTTCGGCATCGCGCAGCTCGGTAGGGCCGCGCGACGAGAAATCCCCCTGGCGTGGCTTGTCGTCGCGGCGTACTTGCCAGACCTGCTCCGCGTGCCGCTCACGCCGCTAACCACGCATCACGAGGTGCTCTCGCATTCGCTGCCCATCGTATCGGCGCTCGCGCTCGCGGTTGCCGTGATCTGGCTCGTACGCGGCGGACAACTCGGCGCGGCGGGCATTCTCGCCGTCGCGTGCCTGCTCCACTGGCCCGCCGACGTCTTCACAGGGTGCAAACCGACGACCTTCACGGGGCCGTGGATTGGACTCATCTCGTATCGTCATCCGATAAGCGATCTCCTTCTGGAAGGCGCCTTGCTCGTCGCCGGCTGGATCGCCGCGCGCCGCCGCGGTGTCGGCCTGGGCAAGTGGTGGCTCATTGCCGGCTTCGCCGTGCAGATCGGATTTCTCGTCAGCATGTACTACGGATCCGAGTTCTATGTCGGCGACCACGAGTGGATGTGGAAGCCAGACATCTCGCTCGTCCCGCAGGCGCATGCACTCGAGACGCCGGTGTGTAGACCGCCGACGTAG
- the pyrR gene encoding bifunctional pyr operon transcriptional regulator/uracil phosphoribosyltransferase PyrR, with product MPAKQSTVLDARAVDRALRRMADEIVELNAGTDDLIIVGIQRRGVQLAARLVSSISDREKAKVPLGALDITLYRDDLQTVGPRPVVGPTNIPADVDGRAVVIVDDVLYTGRTVRAALDELADFGRPKRIALAVLIDRGGRELPIQPDIVGKRVECAPGQRVDVLVQELDQRDAVILSDREEPA from the coding sequence ATGCCGGCCAAACAATCAACGGTCCTCGACGCGCGAGCGGTCGATCGAGCGCTGCGTCGCATGGCGGATGAAATCGTCGAGCTGAATGCAGGTACGGACGACCTCATCATCGTTGGAATTCAGCGCCGCGGAGTTCAGCTCGCGGCGCGACTCGTATCGAGCATCAGCGATCGCGAAAAGGCGAAGGTCCCGCTCGGCGCGCTCGACATCACGCTCTATCGCGACGACCTCCAGACGGTAGGACCACGGCCGGTGGTCGGTCCCACGAATATCCCTGCCGACGTCGACGGCCGGGCGGTCGTCATCGTCGACGACGTCCTCTACACGGGGCGCACCGTTCGCGCCGCGCTCGATGAGCTCGCGGACTTTGGCCGGCCAAAGCGCATCGCCTTGGCCGTCCTCATCGACCGTGGGGGAAGGGAACTTCCGATTCAACCGGACATCGTCGGCAAGCGCGTCGAGTGCGCGCCGGGACAGCGGGTCGACGTTCTCGTCCAGGAGCTCGATCAACGCGACGCCGTGATCCTCAGCGACCGGGAGGAGCCGGCGTGA
- a CDS encoding aspartate carbamoyltransferase catalytic subunit, which produces MSGHAAAPLGKDLLGLEPLTSEQITLILDTAEPFKEISERVIKKVPTLRGATIVNLFFEASTRTRISFEFAEKRLSADTVNVASTGSSVQKGETLVDTARNLEAMRIDMVVIRHGASGAAQFLADRIESNVINAGDGMHEHPTQGLLDLLTLRDHFKRIAGIKVCIVGDVLHSRVARSNIWGLKKLGAHVAVCGPRSLLPNAIDELDVEVFERIEDAIDWADALNILRLQLERMQAGYIPSLREYNRVFGVSRERLERASRDVLILHPGPMNRGVEIDSDVADGPFSVILDQVTNGVAVRMAVLYLLSGGKPELAEAAKGGGSR; this is translated from the coding sequence GTGAGCGGCCATGCCGCCGCCCCGTTAGGCAAAGACCTGCTCGGCCTCGAGCCGCTGACGAGTGAGCAAATCACGCTCATCCTCGACACGGCGGAGCCATTCAAGGAAATCAGCGAGCGCGTGATCAAGAAAGTCCCGACGCTCCGCGGCGCGACGATCGTCAATCTCTTCTTCGAGGCGTCCACGCGCACACGGATCTCGTTCGAATTCGCCGAGAAGCGTCTCTCTGCGGACACGGTGAACGTCGCGTCGACGGGCTCGAGTGTGCAGAAGGGCGAGACGCTCGTCGACACGGCGCGCAATCTCGAGGCGATGCGGATCGATATGGTCGTGATTCGCCACGGCGCTTCGGGCGCGGCGCAGTTTCTCGCCGACCGAATCGAGTCGAACGTCATCAATGCCGGCGATGGTATGCACGAGCATCCGACGCAAGGCCTTCTCGACCTGTTGACGCTGCGCGACCATTTCAAGCGTATCGCCGGAATCAAGGTCTGTATTGTCGGCGACGTTCTGCATTCGCGTGTCGCGCGCTCCAACATCTGGGGCTTGAAGAAGCTCGGCGCGCACGTCGCGGTGTGCGGGCCGCGCTCGCTCCTGCCGAACGCCATCGACGAGCTCGACGTCGAAGTCTTCGAACGCATCGAGGACGCGATCGATTGGGCCGACGCGCTGAACATTCTTCGGCTACAGCTCGAGCGCATGCAAGCGGGCTACATCCCATCACTCCGCGAGTACAACCGGGTGTTCGGGGTGTCACGCGAACGGCTCGAGCGGGCATCGCGCGACGTTCTCATCCTTCATCCCGGACCGATGAATCGCGGTGTCGAAATCGATTCCGACGTCGCCGACGGACCTTTCAGCGTCATCCTCGATCAGGTGACGAACGGCGTTGCCGTGCGCATGGCCGTGCTGTATTTGCTGTCGGGCGGCAAGCCGGAGCTGGCGGAGGCCGCCAAGGGCGGAGGCAGCCGATGA
- a CDS encoding dihydroorotase: protein MSRALLLRGGRIVDPSQRLDVIGDVYIANEKIESLGEAVDVGSRDDVDVIDCAGRVVSPGFIDVHCHLREPGREDVETIATGARAAAAGGFTAVCAMPNTDPVTDNQAAVGFIIRQAARAGASRVYPIGAISLGQRGESLAEFGEMVGAGAVAVSDDGKPVASAHLMRTALEYARTFGIPVADHCEEPTLAVGGAMNEGIVSARLGLKGVPNEAEEIMAIRDILLARRTGGHVHLCHMSTRGSVELIRWGKERGVNVTAEVCPHHLSLTEESVEGYDTNAKMNPPLRSAADVEALQQSVRDGTIDVIATDHAPHHYDEKEREFADAPNGIVGLETAFAVNVTWLVARGVIDVAMLVEKMSCAPARIFRLPGGTLRRGTVADVTVFDPDADWTVDPARFRSKGRNTPYAGQRLNGRVHLTAVDGRVIYRLEE from the coding sequence ATGAGCCGCGCGCTTCTGCTCCGTGGCGGACGAATCGTCGATCCGTCCCAGCGCCTCGATGTGATTGGCGATGTGTACATCGCGAACGAGAAGATTGAGTCGTTAGGCGAAGCGGTCGATGTCGGCTCGCGCGACGACGTCGATGTCATCGACTGCGCTGGCCGGGTCGTCTCCCCTGGCTTCATCGACGTGCATTGTCATTTGCGCGAGCCCGGTCGCGAAGATGTAGAGACCATCGCGACGGGTGCGCGCGCCGCGGCAGCTGGAGGATTCACGGCCGTCTGCGCGATGCCGAATACGGATCCCGTTACCGACAATCAGGCTGCCGTCGGTTTTATAATCCGCCAGGCGGCAAGGGCCGGTGCCTCACGAGTGTATCCGATCGGCGCGATCTCACTCGGCCAGCGCGGCGAGTCGCTCGCCGAATTCGGAGAGATGGTCGGCGCCGGCGCCGTTGCCGTGAGCGACGACGGGAAGCCGGTGGCGAGCGCGCACCTGATGCGCACGGCGCTCGAGTACGCACGCACGTTCGGAATTCCCGTCGCCGATCATTGCGAGGAGCCCACACTCGCGGTCGGTGGCGCGATGAACGAGGGCATCGTCTCGGCGCGCCTCGGCTTGAAAGGTGTTCCTAACGAGGCCGAGGAGATCATGGCGATTCGTGACATCCTCCTTGCGCGCCGCACGGGCGGCCACGTGCATCTCTGCCACATGAGCACGCGTGGCTCCGTCGAGCTCATTCGCTGGGGAAAGGAGCGCGGCGTCAACGTAACTGCAGAGGTGTGTCCCCATCACCTGTCCCTTACAGAGGAATCGGTCGAGGGGTATGACACGAATGCCAAGATGAATCCGCCGCTGCGCAGCGCCGCGGACGTCGAAGCGCTGCAACAGTCTGTTCGCGACGGAACAATCGACGTGATCGCAACCGATCACGCGCCGCATCACTACGACGAGAAGGAACGGGAGTTCGCTGACGCGCCTAACGGGATCGTCGGTCTCGAGACGGCGTTCGCGGTGAACGTGACCTGGCTTGTCGCGCGGGGCGTCATCGACGTGGCGATGCTCGTCGAGAAGATGTCCTGTGCGCCCGCCCGAATCTTTCGTCTCCCGGGCGGCACCCTGCGCCGCGGCACTGTCGCTGACGTAACCGTGTTCGATCCTGACGCCGACTGGACGGTTGATCCGGCGCGATTTCGCTCGAAGGGGCGGAATACGCCGTACGCCGGGCAACGTCTAAATGGTCGCGTCCATCTGACCGCCGTCGACGGACGCGTCATTTATCGACTCGAGGAATGA